One window of Trichomycterus rosablanca isolate fTriRos1 chromosome 2, fTriRos1.hap1, whole genome shotgun sequence genomic DNA carries:
- the abrab gene encoding actin binding Rho activating protein b, with protein MSEPAVQAQRKPSANKNIKKLRTVSMVCGLARSWQQWICENEEKQTSEPTGWAPDSYNSETDVCLSEKKPQTSHKQKTQSEDNEHKSKDGESRIKTKQVVKTVTRDVQEKSAGIEFLTNRLCKDPVTEELDKMLSKRSSPTRRRKCSNMVSELTQSWKVVEKERKIAGQANEAGGSSDAEEKALELNSSENQEETKENETEPLSIHLKRPSVLGAKKVEDANKINALSSKYSAVGNLTSRWQNWASEHSDNQKLNPFSEDFDYEYSMSNRLRRGEDGYGRPKEGSKTAERAKRAEAHIHREIEHMCFIIRTMADPDPDGKTRITFGELFDRYVRISDKVVGILMRARKHGKVAFEGEMLWQRQDDDVIITLLE; from the exons ATGTCTGAACCTGCAGTCCAAGCTCAGAGGAAGCCTTCTGCCAACAAGAACATCAAGAAGCTGCGTACAGTGAGCATGGTGTGTGGCCTGGCACGAAGCTGGCAGCAATGGATCTGTGAGAATGAGGAGAAGCAGACTTCTGAACCCACAGGCTGGGCCCCCGACAGCTACAATTCTGAAActgatgtgtgtctgtctgaGAAGAAACCTCAAACCAGTCACAAACAAAAAACCCAAAGTGAGGACAATGAACATAAATCTAAGGATGGGGAGTCTCGCATCAAGACCAAGCAGGTAGTAAAGACAGTGACAAGAGATGTCCAAGAAAAGAGCGCAGGCATTGAGTTTCTGACTAACCGGCTTTGTAAGGACCCAGTGACAGAGGAGCTGGACAAGATGCTGAGCAAGAGGAGCTCACCTACCAGGCGCAGAAAGTGCTCCAACATGGTGTCTGAGCTGACACAAAGCTGGAAGGTGGTGGAAAAGGAGCGTAAAATTGCTGGGCAAGCCAATGAGGCCGGTGGATCATCTGATGCCGAGGAGAAGGCACTGGAGCTCAATAGTTCAGAGAaccaggaggaaaccaaagAAAATGAAACAGAGCCATTATCAATCCATCTAAAGCGACCATCAGTACTTGG GGCCAAGAAAGTGGAAGATGCCAATAAGATAAACGCCCTCTCTAGTAAGTACAGTGCTGTGGGGAACCTGACAAGTCGCTGGCAGAATTGGGCATCTGAGCACAGTGACAACCAAAAGCTAAACCCCTTCAGCGAAGACTTTGACTATGAATACTCCATGTCCAACCGGCTGCGCAGAGGTGAGGATGGCTACGGCAGGCCCAAGGAGGGAAGCAAAACTGCTGAAAGAGCTAAACGTGCTGAAGCACACATCCATCGTGAAATTGAGCACATGTGCTTTATTATCCGGACCATGGCCGACCCTGACCCGGATGGCAAAACTCGGATCACCTTCGGCGAGCTGTTTGATAGATATGTGCGAATCTCAGACAAGGTGGTGGGCATACTGATGAGAGCCAGGAAGCATGGCAAGGTGGCTTTTGAGGGCGAGATGCTGTGGCAGCGACAGGATGATGATGTTATTATTACTCTGCTGGAATAA